The following are encoded in a window of Arthrobacter antioxidans genomic DNA:
- a CDS encoding prephenate dehydrogenase, translating to MTTRTEQGTHLAGPVLVIGAGLLGASIGLGLRARGLDVVLSDSSPSTEAVARDIGAGRLLAEVLAAGERAAPELVVVATPPDVTAQVVAAALRDYPDAVVMDICSVKEAILRDLEATPGVAAHLSRYVGTHPMAGRETSGPVAARAELFTGAPWVLCGAHSSAEAVLCAERLAVDLGAVPARMSAEEHDQAVALISHLPQVVSSLVASRLQDSPVQALSLAGNGLRDVTRIAASDPRLWVQILSANAGRLVEILYGVREDLNRLISTLEDPTGGGSRLDMAQLMSEGNAGQARVPGKHGTPPNSFARLTVLVDDVPGQIAKLLTEIGHTGINVEDFRLEHSPGRQVGLAELSVIPGKRQELTESLTQRGWKVVQ from the coding sequence ATGACCACGCGCACGGAGCAGGGCACGCACCTCGCAGGACCGGTCCTCGTCATCGGGGCCGGGCTGCTGGGTGCCAGCATCGGGCTGGGGCTGCGCGCCCGCGGGCTCGACGTCGTCCTGTCCGACAGCTCGCCCTCCACCGAGGCCGTCGCCCGCGACATCGGAGCCGGCCGGCTCCTCGCGGAGGTGCTGGCCGCGGGGGAGCGGGCGGCGCCGGAACTCGTCGTCGTCGCGACCCCTCCCGACGTCACCGCGCAGGTCGTGGCGGCCGCGCTCCGGGACTACCCGGACGCCGTCGTCATGGACATCTGCAGCGTGAAGGAAGCGATCCTGCGCGACCTCGAAGCGACGCCGGGAGTTGCGGCGCACCTGTCGCGGTACGTCGGGACGCATCCGATGGCCGGCCGCGAGACGTCCGGGCCCGTCGCGGCCCGCGCGGAGCTGTTCACCGGTGCGCCCTGGGTGCTCTGCGGCGCCCACAGTTCCGCCGAGGCCGTCCTGTGCGCCGAACGGCTCGCCGTCGACCTCGGGGCCGTGCCCGCGCGCATGTCCGCCGAGGAGCACGACCAGGCCGTGGCGCTCATCTCCCACCTGCCGCAGGTGGTGTCCTCGCTCGTGGCGAGCAGGCTGCAGGACTCGCCCGTGCAGGCGCTCTCGCTCGCGGGCAACGGACTGCGGGACGTGACGCGCATCGCGGCGAGCGACCCCCGCCTCTGGGTGCAGATCCTCTCCGCCAACGCCGGCCGACTCGTCGAGATCCTGTACGGCGTCCGCGAGGACCTGAACCGGCTGATCAGCACCCTCGAGGACCCGACGGGCGGCGGATCCCGCCTCGACATGGCCCAGCTGATGTCCGAGGGGAACGCAGGCCAGGCGCGCGTGCCCGGCAAGCACGGGACGCCGCCGAACTCCTTTGCCCGCCTGACCGTGCTCGTCGACGACGTGCCCGGGCAGATCGCGAAACTCCTGACGGAGATCGGGCACACCGGGATCAACGTCGAGGATTTCCGCCTCGAACACTCTCCCGGGCGCCAGGTGGGCCTCGCCGAACTGTCGGTCATCCCGGGCAAACGACAAGAACTCACGGAGTCCCTGACGCAGCGGGGCTGGAAGGTAGTGCAGTGA
- a CDS encoding sensor histidine kinase yields the protein MSRWSLARQFFLAQLVFIVVLSASLSVILYLDAARGVNDAAAERMVAVSTSIALEPAVLDAVRGPDPSASLQPYAVEVMDRLGVDFITIMATDRTRFTHRNPEEIGRPYIGSVAEALTGTTHSETYAGTLGPSIRAIVPVVDDTGTVQAMVASGITVDRAAIARNAQLPLVAVIALGALALGALASFLLSRRLRDATLGMGPAELSRTFVFYDSVLHSVREGLLLTDAAGRLVLYNDQAARLLGLDGSQEPVPASHLAVPPSLRELLSSGRRALDEVHVTESRVLVVNQEPAVPPTPPGRTAPAPGALGTVTTLRDHTEIEALTGQVETMRTLTDALRSQTHEHANRLHTIVSLVELGRDAEAVDFATRDLQQSQRLTDEVVQAVDEPFIAALLVGKAAQANERGIELTSDIAPDAQAGSLHPVDLVTVIGNLLDNAFDEAARSEEPRVRLTVRRAMDGDGAQVLEIVVEDSGNGLPDSEKARIFDFGYSTKPACEAEGGTPAGRGIGLALVRQAVRRFAGSIAVTDTDDGGARFTVRLPVAPVAGRVGA from the coding sequence GTGAGTCGATGGAGCCTCGCCCGCCAGTTCTTCCTGGCCCAGCTCGTCTTCATCGTGGTCCTCTCGGCCTCCCTGTCGGTGATCCTGTACCTCGACGCCGCCCGGGGCGTGAACGACGCCGCGGCCGAGCGGATGGTCGCCGTCTCCACGTCGATCGCCCTCGAACCCGCCGTCCTGGACGCCGTCCGAGGCCCCGACCCCTCGGCGTCCCTGCAGCCCTACGCGGTGGAGGTGATGGACCGCCTGGGCGTGGACTTCATCACCATCATGGCGACCGACCGTACGCGCTTCACGCACCGCAACCCGGAGGAGATCGGCAGGCCCTACATCGGGTCCGTGGCCGAGGCGCTGACCGGGACCACGCACTCGGAGACCTACGCCGGGACCCTCGGTCCGTCCATCCGCGCGATCGTCCCCGTCGTGGACGACACCGGGACGGTGCAGGCCATGGTCGCCTCGGGCATCACCGTGGACCGTGCCGCCATCGCGCGGAACGCGCAGCTCCCGCTCGTCGCGGTCATCGCCCTGGGCGCGCTGGCGCTCGGGGCCCTCGCCTCGTTCCTGCTCAGCCGGCGCCTCCGGGACGCGACGCTGGGCATGGGACCGGCCGAGCTCTCCCGCACGTTCGTGTTCTACGACTCGGTGCTCCACTCCGTGAGGGAGGGGCTGCTCCTGACCGACGCGGCGGGGCGCCTGGTGCTCTACAACGACCAGGCGGCCCGGCTCCTCGGGCTCGACGGGTCGCAGGAGCCCGTTCCGGCGTCGCACCTGGCGGTGCCGCCGTCGCTGCGCGAGCTGCTCTCCTCGGGCCGGCGGGCCCTGGACGAGGTGCACGTCACCGAGTCCCGGGTCCTGGTGGTCAACCAGGAGCCCGCCGTCCCGCCCACGCCGCCGGGCCGCACCGCCCCGGCCCCGGGCGCCCTGGGGACCGTCACGACCCTGCGCGACCACACCGAGATCGAGGCCCTGACCGGGCAGGTGGAGACCATGCGGACCCTGACGGACGCGCTGCGCTCGCAGACGCACGAGCACGCCAACCGCCTGCACACCATCGTCTCGCTGGTGGAACTCGGCAGGGACGCCGAGGCCGTGGATTTCGCCACCCGGGACCTGCAGCAGTCGCAGCGGCTCACGGACGAGGTGGTCCAGGCGGTCGACGAGCCGTTCATCGCTGCGCTCCTGGTCGGCAAGGCCGCCCAGGCGAACGAACGCGGCATCGAGCTCACCTCGGACATCGCCCCCGATGCCCAGGCCGGTTCGCTCCATCCCGTGGACCTCGTGACGGTCATCGGGAACCTCCTCGACAACGCGTTCGACGAGGCCGCCCGATCCGAGGAACCCCGTGTCCGGCTCACGGTACGACGCGCGATGGACGGCGATGGCGCACAGGTCCTGGAGATCGTCGTCGAGGACAGCGGCAACGGCCTGCCCGACTCCGAGAAGGCGAGGATCTTCGACTTCGGCTACAGCACGAAGCCGGCGTGCGAGGCGGAGGGCGGGACGCCGGCCGGACGCGGCATCGGCCTCGCCCTCGTCCGCCAGGCGGTACGACGCTTCGCGGGCTCGATCGCGGTGACGGACACGGACGACGGCGGGGCGCGGTTCACCGTCCGGCTGCCCGTCGCGCCCGTCGCCGGCCGGGTCGGCGCATGA
- a CDS encoding response regulator has protein sequence MSAIRVLVVEDDPVAADAHAEYVRRLEGFELAGVARSGAELAAFLRLAGEKPGRGGAAVDLILLDMNLPDAHGLDIIRRLRGLGLPVDIIAITAVRDLQVVRSAISSGIVQYLIKPFTFSAFREKLDAYRDFHRNLVEQASATTQEEVDQAFASLRPATVAALPKGLSAETLRAVSGVLKELHEPTSAVEVSEALSMSRVTARRYLEYLADRRSVLRTPRYGTRGRPEFEYTWARTPPER, from the coding sequence ATGAGTGCCATCCGCGTCCTCGTCGTCGAGGACGATCCGGTCGCCGCGGACGCGCACGCCGAGTACGTCCGGCGGCTCGAGGGGTTCGAGCTCGCGGGAGTCGCCCGGAGCGGCGCGGAGCTCGCGGCGTTCCTCCGGCTGGCGGGCGAGAAGCCGGGGCGCGGCGGGGCCGCCGTCGACCTCATCCTGCTCGACATGAACCTGCCGGACGCTCACGGGCTGGACATCATCCGCCGCCTCCGCGGTCTCGGCCTCCCGGTGGACATCATCGCGATCACCGCCGTGCGGGACCTGCAGGTGGTGCGCTCGGCGATCTCCTCCGGCATCGTCCAGTACCTCATCAAACCGTTCACCTTCTCGGCGTTCCGGGAGAAGCTCGACGCCTACCGGGACTTCCACCGGAACCTCGTGGAGCAGGCCTCGGCCACCACGCAGGAGGAGGTGGACCAGGCCTTCGCCTCCCTCCGGCCCGCCACCGTGGCGGCACTCCCCAAGGGCCTCTCGGCGGAGACGCTGCGTGCCGTCTCGGGGGTCCTGAAGGAGCTGCACGAGCCCACCTCGGCGGTCGAGGTGTCGGAGGCCCTGTCCATGTCCCGCGTCACGGCACGGCGGTACCTCGAGTACCTCGCCGACCGGAGGTCGGTCCTCCGGACGCCGCGCTACGGCACGCGGGGGCGTCCCGAGTTCGAGTACACCTGGGCCCGGACCCCGCCGGAGCGGTAG
- the scpB gene encoding SMC-Scp complex subunit ScpB yields the protein MSEGAAPDGQDVPVEELPGGLRAAVEAILMVADRPVTDEQVAAALDRSAAQVGAVLVDLQREYDGYTGSGSQGAEHPMPRGFELRNIAGGWRIFSRQHFASVVADFVLDGQSARLSQAALETLAVIAYRQPVSRARVSAIRGVNVDSVVRTLLQRGLVVELETDPETGAVLYGTTTLFLERLGLGSVDELPRIAPHLPGLESLGEYDETTY from the coding sequence ATGAGCGAGGGGGCAGCCCCCGACGGGCAGGACGTCCCCGTCGAGGAACTGCCCGGCGGGCTGCGGGCGGCGGTGGAGGCGATCCTCATGGTCGCGGACCGGCCCGTCACCGACGAGCAGGTCGCCGCGGCGCTCGACCGGTCGGCCGCACAGGTGGGTGCCGTGCTCGTGGACCTGCAGCGGGAGTATGACGGCTATACTGGATCAGGCTCCCAGGGCGCCGAACATCCCATGCCGCGTGGTTTCGAACTCAGGAACATCGCCGGCGGGTGGCGCATCTTCTCGCGGCAGCACTTCGCATCCGTCGTCGCAGACTTCGTGCTCGACGGCCAATCAGCCCGGTTGTCACAGGCAGCGCTCGAGACCCTGGCGGTCATCGCGTACCGCCAGCCGGTGTCCCGTGCCCGGGTTTCCGCGATTCGGGGCGTCAATGTCGATTCCGTGGTCCGCACGCTGCTGCAGCGCGGGCTGGTTGTCGAGCTCGAGACCGATCCGGAGACCGGTGCCGTCCTTTATGGGACCACCACCCTCTTTCTGGAAAGATTGGGGCTGGGCAGCGTCGACGAACTGCCCCGGATCGCTCCCCACCTGCCGGGCCTCGAGAGCCTTGGGGAGTATGACGAAACGACGTACTGA
- the cmk gene encoding (d)CMP kinase, giving the protein MQTPIIPDAAGKSAPSSPHSGFRLGKSLVVAIDGPSGSGKSSVSREVARRLRAAYLDTGAMYRAVTLHCVSQGIDLEDSAAVEAAAREVELFISTSPDHESVTIGGDDVTAAIREPAVSSAVSAVATTMGARAELIRRQRALIAGAGHRIVAEGRDITTVVAPDAEVRILLTASEEARLRRRGDQLGGTQTDAQLKRQVTERDARDSTVVEFHQAADGVVALDSSDLDFEQTVAAVLGIVRTVAH; this is encoded by the coding sequence ATGCAGACGCCCATCATCCCGGACGCCGCCGGCAAGTCCGCGCCATCCAGCCCGCACTCGGGCTTCCGTCTGGGCAAGTCCCTCGTCGTGGCGATCGACGGGCCCTCCGGTTCCGGGAAGTCGAGTGTCAGCCGGGAAGTGGCCCGGCGGCTCCGCGCCGCGTATCTCGACACCGGGGCGATGTACCGCGCCGTCACGCTCCACTGCGTCTCGCAGGGGATCGACCTCGAGGACAGCGCCGCCGTCGAGGCGGCGGCGCGGGAGGTCGAGCTGTTCATCAGCACCAGCCCGGACCACGAATCCGTGACCATCGGGGGCGACGACGTCACCGCCGCCATCCGCGAGCCCGCGGTGTCGTCCGCGGTGAGCGCCGTCGCGACCACCATGGGTGCCAGGGCCGAGCTGATCCGGCGCCAGCGCGCGCTGATCGCCGGCGCCGGACACCGCATCGTCGCCGAGGGACGCGACATCACCACCGTCGTCGCCCCCGACGCCGAGGTGCGCATCCTCCTCACCGCGAGCGAGGAGGCGCGCCTGCGCCGCCGCGGGGACCAGCTCGGCGGCACGCAGACCGACGCCCAGCTGAAGCGGCAGGTCACCGAACGGGACGCCCGGGACTCGACCGTCGTCGAGTTCCACCAGGCCGCGGACGGAGTGGTCGCACTCGACTCCTCGGACCTCGACTTCGAGCAGACCGTGGCTGCCGTCCTCGGCATCGTGCGCACGGTGGCGCACTAA
- a CDS encoding segregation and condensation protein A, producing the protein MADAPAVGKPAGAGARQVFEVQLTNFSGPFDLLLNLISRRELDITEIALAQVTDEFIAHIRRIQAAEGEWKLDEASEFLVVAATLLDLKAARLLPAGAVEDAEDVALLEARDLLFARLLQYRAFKEMARHLAARLEEEDARHPRDAPLEPHFTRLLPELLWRHSPEEFAAIAARVLAPREERPAEVGIGHLHAPAVSVREQALALRDLLQGRGALSFRHLTEDAASRLVLVVRFLALLELFRDGAVSFEQAAPLSELLVRWSTEDGPWAADAMTSDDEGAADMRDDERGAA; encoded by the coding sequence GTGGCGGACGCCCCGGCAGTCGGGAAGCCGGCGGGAGCCGGCGCGCGCCAGGTCTTCGAGGTGCAGCTGACCAACTTCAGCGGGCCCTTCGACCTGCTGCTGAACCTCATCTCCCGGCGCGAGCTCGATATCACCGAGATCGCCCTGGCACAGGTCACGGACGAGTTCATCGCCCACATCCGCCGCATCCAGGCCGCCGAGGGGGAGTGGAAGCTCGACGAGGCGAGTGAGTTCCTGGTGGTCGCGGCGACCCTCCTGGACCTGAAGGCGGCACGCCTGCTGCCGGCCGGCGCCGTCGAGGACGCGGAGGACGTCGCACTCCTGGAGGCCCGCGACCTGCTGTTCGCCAGGCTCCTGCAGTACCGGGCCTTCAAGGAGATGGCCCGGCACCTCGCCGCCCGCCTCGAGGAGGAGGACGCACGCCACCCGCGCGACGCGCCGCTCGAGCCGCACTTCACCCGGCTCCTCCCGGAACTCCTCTGGCGGCACTCTCCCGAGGAGTTCGCGGCCATCGCCGCCCGGGTGCTCGCGCCGCGGGAGGAACGGCCCGCCGAGGTGGGCATCGGACACCTGCACGCACCCGCGGTCAGCGTGCGCGAGCAGGCCCTGGCCCTGCGGGACCTCCTGCAGGGCAGGGGCGCGCTGTCCTTCCGCCACCTGACGGAGGACGCCGCGTCCCGGCTGGTGCTCGTGGTGCGATTCCTCGCCCTGCTGGAGCTGTTCCGGGACGGCGCCGTCTCCTTCGAGCAGGCGGCCCCCCTGTCCGAGCTCCTGGTGCGGTGGAGCACGGAGGACGGGCCATGGGCGGCCGACGCGATGACGAGCGATGACGAGGGCGCGGCGGACATGCGCGATGACGAGAGGGGTGCGGCATGA
- a CDS encoding ParA family protein: MSSEQGSATLPSAADTELGPTGRPVTEFPEPRVLESHGPARIIAMVNQKGGVGKTTSTINLGAALAEAGRRVLLVDFDPQGALSAGLGTNPHELDVTVYNVLMDRKVSIQDAIQHTAIENIDLLPANIDLSAAEVQLVNEVAREQVLDRALRKVSDDYDVILIDCQPSLGLLTVNALTAAHGVIIPLICEFFALRAVALLVETIEKVQDRLNPRLQIDGVLATMYDARTLHSREVIARLVEAFGDKVFETVIKRTIKFADATVAAEPITSYAANHSGADAYRRLAKELISRGGAP, from the coding sequence GTGAGTAGCGAACAGGGTTCAGCGACCCTGCCCAGCGCGGCGGACACGGAACTGGGCCCGACCGGCCGCCCCGTGACGGAATTCCCGGAGCCGAGGGTCCTGGAGTCGCACGGCCCGGCGAGGATCATCGCGATGGTGAACCAGAAGGGCGGTGTCGGCAAGACGACGTCCACCATCAACCTCGGCGCCGCGCTCGCCGAGGCAGGCCGCAGGGTCCTGCTGGTCGACTTCGACCCGCAGGGCGCGCTCTCCGCCGGCCTCGGTACCAACCCGCACGAACTCGACGTCACCGTCTACAACGTCCTCATGGACCGCAAGGTCTCCATCCAGGACGCCATCCAGCACACCGCGATCGAGAACATCGACCTGCTGCCGGCCAACATCGACCTCTCCGCCGCCGAGGTGCAGCTGGTCAACGAGGTGGCGCGCGAGCAGGTCCTCGACCGCGCGCTGCGCAAGGTCTCGGACGACTACGACGTCATCCTGATCGACTGCCAGCCGTCGCTGGGGCTGCTCACCGTGAACGCGCTCACCGCGGCGCACGGCGTCATCATCCCGCTGATCTGCGAGTTCTTCGCGCTGCGCGCCGTGGCCCTGCTGGTCGAGACCATCGAGAAGGTGCAGGACCGCCTGAACCCGCGGCTGCAGATCGACGGCGTGCTCGCCACCATGTACGACGCCCGGACGCTCCACAGCCGCGAGGTCATCGCGCGCCTCGTCGAAGCCTTCGGCGACAAGGTCTTCGAGACCGTCATCAAGCGCACCATCAAGTTCGCCGACGCGACCGTGGCGGCGGAGCCCATCACGTCCTATGCGGCCAACCACTCCGGCGCGGACGCCTACCGCCGCCTGGCCAAGGAACTGATCAGCAGGGGCGGAGCGCCCTAG
- a CDS encoding cation:dicarboxylate symporter family transporter — protein sequence MAPARSDSGPAQPRKRVDKTHFLYIAVIAAVILGAVLGLVAPEFAKALKPLGTGFINLIKMMIAPIIFCTIVLGVGSIAKAATVGKVGGLALGYFMLMSTFALAIGLVVGNLIQPGEGLDISSSTYTVPESAEGGDGGTIGFLLGIIPTTLLSALTGPSILQTLFVALLVGFALQKMGSAGKPILRGIGHIQALVFRILVMIMWLAPIGAFGAIAAVVGETGVQAIISMATLMVAFYITCILFIVVILGGLLRLVTGVSIFKLMKYLGREYLLIFSTSSSEAALPRLIAKMEHLGVSKPVVGVTVPTGYSFNLDGTAIYLTMASLFVAEAMGTPLALGEQISLLVFMIIASKGAAGVTGAGLATLAGGLQSHRPDLVDGVGLIVGIDRFMSEARALTNFTGNAVATVLIGTWTKEIDRARVDEVLEGREPFDEATMSTDHRFDTDDTDDGIEESAAVRTDAAVVTPAAR from the coding sequence ATGGCGCCAGCGCGGTCCGACAGCGGACCAGCACAACCCCGCAAGCGGGTCGACAAGACCCACTTCCTCTACATCGCCGTCATCGCGGCCGTGATCCTCGGAGCGGTCCTCGGCCTCGTCGCCCCCGAGTTCGCGAAGGCCCTCAAGCCCCTCGGCACCGGGTTCATCAACCTCATCAAGATGATGATCGCCCCGATCATCTTCTGCACCATCGTGCTCGGGGTCGGTTCGATCGCCAAGGCCGCGACCGTCGGCAAGGTGGGCGGACTGGCGCTCGGCTACTTCATGCTCATGTCCACCTTCGCGCTCGCGATCGGGCTCGTCGTCGGCAACCTCATCCAGCCCGGTGAGGGCCTGGACATCTCGTCCTCCACCTACACGGTGCCCGAGTCCGCCGAGGGCGGCGACGGCGGGACGATCGGGTTCCTGCTCGGGATCATCCCCACCACGCTGCTGTCCGCACTGACCGGTCCCAGCATCCTGCAGACGCTGTTCGTCGCACTGCTCGTCGGCTTCGCGCTGCAGAAGATGGGCTCGGCCGGGAAGCCGATCCTCCGGGGCATCGGCCACATCCAGGCCCTGGTCTTCCGCATCCTCGTCATGATCATGTGGCTCGCACCGATCGGTGCCTTCGGCGCCATCGCCGCCGTCGTCGGCGAGACCGGCGTGCAGGCGATCATCAGCATGGCCACGCTCATGGTCGCGTTCTACATCACCTGCATCCTGTTCATCGTGGTCATCCTGGGCGGACTGCTGCGGCTCGTCACCGGCGTCAGCATCTTCAAGCTGATGAAGTACCTCGGCCGCGAATACCTGCTGATCTTCAGCACCTCCTCGTCCGAGGCGGCCCTGCCGCGCCTGATCGCGAAGATGGAGCACCTCGGTGTCTCCAAGCCCGTGGTCGGCGTCACCGTGCCCACCGGGTACTCCTTCAACCTCGACGGCACCGCCATCTACCTCACGATGGCCTCCCTGTTCGTCGCCGAGGCCATGGGGACGCCGCTGGCCCTCGGCGAGCAGATCTCGCTGCTCGTCTTCATGATCATCGCCTCCAAGGGCGCGGCGGGCGTCACCGGCGCCGGCCTGGCCACCCTCGCCGGCGGCCTGCAGTCGCACCGCCCCGACCTGGTGGACGGCGTCGGCCTCATCGTCGGTATCGACCGCTTCATGTCGGAAGCCCGCGCACTGACCAACTTCACCGGCAACGCCGTCGCGACAGTCCTCATCGGCACGTGGACCAAGGAGATCGACCGCGCCCGCGTGGACGAGGTCCTCGAGGGCCGCGAGCCCTTCGACGAGGCGACCATGAGCACCGACCACCGCTTCGACACCGACGACACCGACGACGGCATCGAGGAGAGCGCGGCCGTCAGGACCGACGCCGCGGTCGTCACACCCGCCGCGCGCTGA
- a CDS encoding pseudouridine synthase, giving the protein MTQQPGSGSGRNTPRRGGSAGRPSDAARTRKSAPRTGSGQGGGRSGEGRPFQERSAQGGRQGESRPARDDTRSSGGRPSRDDTRSSGGRPSRDDTRSSGGRPSGAGDRRDAGDRRESAEGRARSAAGRPSAGTPSSRFGTKAGGRATGKPGRPGGATGGRTGEQKSAARQKPAGAKPFGRERFGQNLGPVRVARPKRSSRPADEIDVHNPEGVRLQKVMALAGVASRRVCEEMILDGRVEVDGTVVTELGVRVAPEQVAIHVDGIRLQLDENLKYYVFNKPRGVVSTMEDPEGRPCISDFLKNKNKNERLFHVGRLDAETEGLLLLTNDGELTNRLTHPSYEVPKTYLVQVRGPMGQGIGAQMKAGIELEDGTAKVDSFKLVDSTPGHILVEVVLHSGRNRVVRRLFDAVGHPVERLVRTQLGPIRVGDQRQGSIRVLGRQEVGHLLASVGL; this is encoded by the coding sequence ATGACACAGCAGCCAGGATCCGGTTCCGGACGCAATACGCCGCGCCGCGGCGGGTCGGCCGGGCGCCCATCCGACGCTGCCCGCACCAGGAAGTCCGCTCCCCGTACCGGTTCGGGGCAGGGTGGCGGGCGTTCCGGTGAGGGTCGTCCCTTCCAGGAGCGCTCGGCGCAGGGTGGCCGTCAGGGTGAGTCCCGCCCCGCACGGGACGACACCCGTTCCTCGGGGGGCCGCCCCTCCCGGGACGACACCCGCTCCTCCGGGGGCCGCCCTTCGAGGGACGACACCCGCTCCTCGGGCGGCCGACCCTCCGGCGCAGGCGATCGTCGCGACGCAGGCGATCGTCGCGAATCCGCCGAGGGACGCGCGCGGTCCGCCGCGGGGAGACCCTCCGCAGGCACCCCCTCGAGCCGCTTCGGGACGAAGGCGGGAGGGCGTGCGACCGGCAAGCCCGGCCGTCCCGGCGGCGCGACCGGTGGACGCACGGGTGAGCAGAAGAGTGCGGCGCGCCAGAAGCCTGCCGGCGCCAAGCCCTTCGGGCGTGAACGCTTCGGGCAGAACCTCGGGCCGGTGCGCGTCGCCAGGCCCAAGCGTTCCAGCCGCCCCGCCGACGAGATCGACGTCCACAACCCGGAGGGCGTCCGCCTGCAGAAGGTCATGGCCCTCGCCGGCGTCGCCTCGCGCCGTGTGTGCGAGGAGATGATCCTCGACGGCCGCGTGGAGGTGGACGGCACCGTCGTCACCGAACTCGGCGTGCGCGTCGCCCCCGAGCAGGTCGCCATCCACGTGGACGGCATCCGTCTCCAGCTCGACGAGAACCTCAAGTACTACGTCTTCAACAAGCCACGCGGGGTCGTCTCCACCATGGAGGACCCCGAGGGCCGCCCGTGCATCAGCGACTTCCTGAAGAACAAGAACAAGAACGAGCGCCTGTTCCATGTGGGTCGCCTGGACGCCGAGACCGAGGGCCTGCTCCTGCTCACCAACGACGGCGAACTCACCAACCGCCTGACCCACCCCTCCTACGAGGTCCCGAAGACCTACCTCGTGCAGGTCCGCGGGCCGATGGGCCAGGGCATCGGGGCCCAGATGAAGGCCGGTATCGAACTGGAGGACGGCACCGCGAAGGTCGACTCCTTCAAGCTCGTCGACTCGACGCCCGGCCACATCCTCGTCGAGGTCGTGCTGCACTCGGGCCGCAACCGCGTGGTCCGCCGGCTCTTCGACGCCGTCGGGCATCCCGTGGAACGCCTCGTCCGCACCCAGCTCGGCCCCATCCGCGTGGGCGACCAGCGTCAGGGCAGTATCCGCGTGCTCGGACGCCAGGAGGTCGGGCACCTGCTGGCATCGGTGGGCCTCTAG